One Gloeobacter morelensis MG652769 DNA window includes the following coding sequences:
- a CDS encoding universal stress protein, whose amino-acid sequence MKFLVAIDGSETGLSALAKALELAKPTGASLLLLTVAEQANPTFWPGMLPTGEPLYQGPPLAELEQIARSVGEAALEKGAKLCEAAGVDYRTRLEFGHARDTICEVAEQEKPDILVIGSRGLGSVQRLMLGSVSDHVIHHAHCPVLVVR is encoded by the coding sequence ATGAAATTTCTCGTTGCCATCGACGGTTCGGAGACGGGCCTGAGCGCCCTGGCCAAGGCGCTCGAACTGGCCAAACCCACCGGGGCGTCGCTGCTGTTGCTGACGGTAGCCGAGCAGGCCAACCCCACGTTCTGGCCGGGGATGCTCCCGACCGGCGAACCGCTCTACCAGGGGCCGCCGCTTGCCGAACTCGAACAAATCGCCCGCTCCGTTGGGGAGGCCGCCCTCGAAAAAGGCGCCAAACTCTGCGAGGCGGCGGGGGTCGATTATCGGACCCGCCTGGAATTCGGCCACGCCCGCGACACGATCTGCGAAGTGGCCGAACAAGAAAAACCCGACATCCTGGTCATCGGCTCGCGGGGTCTGGGCAGCGTCCAGCGCCTGATGCTGGGCTCCGTCAGCGACCACGTCATCCACCACGCCCACTGCCCGGTATTGGTTGTGCGGTAG
- a CDS encoding Uma2 family endonuclease, producing MVTVERVAIRLFSTAEYHRMAGAGVFGPQEKVELLEGRIVTVPPQGPLHAATVRRLMQLLLRLGVDPAMLFVDQPVSLGEYGEPVPDIALVEPDPQGRDYADAHPGPGQLRLLIEVSDSSLEYDLLAKSRAYASAGIGEYWVVDVRNRRVHRFTAPTAERYSRVEVLEEGVELVILGREVPVCQLFPPRTAE from the coding sequence ATGGTCACCGTCGAGCGGGTCGCTATCAGGCTTTTCAGCACGGCCGAGTACCACCGCATGGCTGGTGCCGGGGTGTTCGGACCGCAGGAAAAAGTCGAACTGTTGGAAGGACGCATCGTCACTGTGCCTCCCCAGGGTCCCCTCCACGCTGCCACGGTGCGGCGGTTGATGCAGTTGTTGTTGCGCCTCGGGGTCGACCCCGCGATGCTGTTTGTCGACCAACCGGTGAGCCTGGGTGAGTACGGGGAGCCGGTACCCGATATTGCCCTGGTGGAGCCCGATCCGCAGGGCAGAGACTATGCTGATGCCCATCCGGGCCCTGGGCAGCTGCGCCTGCTCATCGAGGTGTCGGACTCGTCGCTGGAGTACGACCTGCTCGCCAAGAGCCGGGCCTACGCCTCAGCCGGCATTGGCGAATACTGGGTAGTGGATGTGAGGAACCGGAGGGTGCATCGCTTTACCGCCCCGACTGCCGAGCGCTACTCCCGGGTAGAGGTGCTGGAGGAGGGGGTGGAACTGGTGATCCTGGGCCGCGAAGTCCCGGTCTGCCAGCTGTTCCCACCCCGGACTGCCGAGTGA
- a CDS encoding Uma2 family endonuclease, whose protein sequence is MAIPAIREDIWVRTDWESFLALQSNPAYERGKFYYHHGWMRVEMSPVGPAHAEDNGLIAQVVGLFAFRCGLRFKSYVNVTLRKIGSQEAQPDLAYYLGNVAQLPALPPRSNSPIDLDRYAPPSLAIGVAATSLKDDLTTKQALYGELGVQEYWVVDTQSGRVLIFGFAQPGDIATALERSRVLPGLSTQALEEALRRGQAEGDGAAMQYILDL, encoded by the coding sequence ATGGCGATACCGGCAATCCGCGAAGATATCTGGGTGCGCACGGATTGGGAGAGTTTCCTTGCCCTGCAGAGCAATCCGGCCTACGAGCGGGGCAAGTTCTACTATCACCACGGCTGGATGCGCGTCGAGATGTCACCTGTCGGTCCTGCCCACGCCGAGGACAACGGCCTGATCGCCCAGGTGGTGGGCCTGTTCGCTTTCCGGTGTGGCCTGCGCTTCAAGAGCTACGTCAATGTCACCCTCAGGAAGATCGGCTCGCAGGAAGCCCAGCCGGACCTGGCGTATTACCTGGGCAATGTTGCGCAGTTGCCGGCCCTCCCCCCGCGCTCCAACAGCCCCATCGATCTCGACCGCTATGCCCCGCCGAGCCTGGCAATCGGAGTAGCGGCCACATCTCTCAAGGACGACCTGACGACCAAGCAGGCGTTGTACGGCGAACTGGGGGTGCAGGAGTACTGGGTGGTGGATACGCAATCCGGGCGGGTGCTGATATTCGGATTTGCCCAGCCGGGCGATATTGCCACTGCGTTGGAGCGTTCGCGTGTCCTGCCCGGTCTGAGTACACAGGCGTTAGAAGAAGCCTTGCGGCGCGGTCAGGCAGAAGGAGATGGAGCGGCGATGCAATACATCCTTGACTTGTAA
- a CDS encoding ABC transporter ATP-binding protein, with translation MASLRDVLGFYRPYWPLAAASIGAASVLEVVDLAVPYATGQILNVLSRQPLDGPVQQWVEELARWTGRPVEGVLALAVLMGIIFVVTVVRAPIQPWLGQWFHWDISLRARRDNFRQALEKLLRLPLEFYDENNPGRIAGMVARGVSNHTWTYPEVAGQLIPKLFRVLAIFVVIWLIEWRIAIAFGVSFALILGLTFWKLKRLVAIEERLERYEEDTESRTSEIITNIKTVKAFATERSELARQNRRFERELLVIDYRIHLGYVQLSTLRATLVQASMFGVLGFTLWETLAGRISLGHFVTTLTVSSMAYSEVSPIGELAEVFARRYASMIRFHEFMATPEGTDTVSLAPAAATVPVVQPFAGELTIENLSFGYDPNRPVLENIDLKILPRQTVALVGRSGSGKSTLVKLLFRYFEPTQGLIRIDSQDIRELDVAGYRRRLAIVHQEVDVFNGTLLENLLYGNPAATPDQVREACRIARVDEFALKLPRGYATVVGERGLRLSGGQRQRLGIARALIADPDVLIFDEATSSLDYESERAIQLAMGDVFGTRTTIVIAHRLSTIREADAIVVLDGGRIVQVGTHQDLLTQPGLYRRLHTLQETGELVG, from the coding sequence ATGGCGTCCTTGCGGGATGTGCTTGGATTTTATCGTCCTTATTGGCCCCTAGCAGCAGCGAGCATTGGGGCAGCCAGTGTGCTGGAAGTCGTCGATCTGGCGGTGCCCTACGCGACCGGTCAGATCCTCAACGTCCTTTCGCGCCAGCCCCTCGACGGCCCGGTGCAGCAATGGGTCGAAGAGCTGGCGCGCTGGACGGGCCGTCCGGTGGAAGGGGTTCTGGCCCTTGCGGTGCTGATGGGGATCATCTTTGTGGTGACCGTGGTGCGCGCACCCATCCAGCCCTGGCTTGGCCAATGGTTCCACTGGGATATCTCCTTGCGTGCCCGCCGCGACAACTTTCGCCAGGCCCTCGAAAAACTGTTGCGCCTGCCGCTGGAGTTCTACGACGAAAACAACCCAGGCCGCATCGCCGGGATGGTGGCCCGGGGAGTGTCCAATCACACCTGGACCTACCCGGAGGTGGCCGGTCAACTGATTCCCAAGCTCTTTCGGGTGCTGGCAATTTTTGTGGTGATCTGGCTTATCGAGTGGCGCATCGCCATTGCCTTCGGCGTCTCCTTTGCGCTGATTCTGGGCCTCACCTTCTGGAAATTGAAGCGGCTGGTGGCCATCGAGGAGCGGCTGGAGCGCTACGAAGAGGACACCGAAAGCCGCACCTCAGAAATCATCACCAACATCAAGACGGTCAAAGCCTTTGCCACCGAGCGATCCGAACTGGCGCGGCAGAATCGCCGCTTCGAGCGCGAGTTGCTGGTAATCGACTACCGCATCCACCTGGGCTACGTGCAACTGAGCACGCTGCGCGCGACCCTGGTGCAGGCGAGTATGTTCGGCGTGCTGGGCTTCACCCTCTGGGAGACGCTCGCGGGCCGCATCTCGCTCGGGCATTTCGTCACGACCCTTACCGTTTCGAGCATGGCCTACTCCGAAGTCTCACCCATCGGCGAACTGGCGGAGGTCTTTGCCCGCCGCTACGCCTCGATGATCCGATTTCACGAATTTATGGCCACCCCGGAGGGCACCGACACCGTCTCCCTCGCCCCGGCGGCGGCTACCGTGCCGGTGGTGCAGCCATTTGCGGGCGAGCTGACCATCGAGAACCTGAGCTTCGGCTACGACCCGAACCGGCCGGTGCTCGAAAACATTGACCTCAAAATTCTCCCGCGCCAGACGGTCGCCCTGGTGGGCCGCTCGGGATCGGGAAAATCGACCCTGGTGAAGCTGCTCTTTCGCTACTTCGAGCCTACCCAGGGGCTCATCCGCATCGACAGCCAGGACATCCGCGAGCTGGATGTGGCCGGTTACCGCCGCCGCCTCGCCATCGTGCACCAGGAAGTCGATGTCTTCAACGGCACCTTGCTGGAGAACCTGCTCTACGGCAACCCCGCCGCCACCCCCGATCAGGTGCGCGAGGCCTGCCGCATCGCCCGCGTCGACGAATTCGCCCTGAAGCTGCCCAGAGGCTACGCCACGGTGGTGGGCGAGCGGGGCTTGCGCCTCTCGGGCGGCCAACGCCAGCGCCTCGGTATCGCCCGCGCGCTCATCGCCGATCCGGACGTGCTGATTTTCGACGAAGCCACCTCCAGCCTCGACTACGAGTCGGAGCGCGCCATTCAACTGGCCATGGGCGACGTGTTCGGCACCCGCACGACGATCGTGATTGCCCACCGCCTGAGCACTATTCGCGAGGCGGACGCGATCGTCGTCCTCGACGGCGGCCGCATCGTGCAGGTGGGCACTCACCAGGATCTGCTGACGCAGCCAGGCCTCTACCGGCGACTGCACACCCTGCAGGAGACGGGGGAACTGGTAGGCTAG
- a CDS encoding helix-turn-helix domain-containing protein translates to MSKLEAIKERVAATEQEIPAIARLAKALKAESAQAKLIGPDGDEIELPESVYHLLRHVVYMMQNRQAITITPAEHELSTQEAAEFLNVSRPFLYKLLQEGQIPYHMVGTHKRIQFEDLMLYKGMRDHKRREGLKRLTQMSEAMGLYDEEDEVDAQDSSPTV, encoded by the coding sequence ATGTCCAAACTAGAGGCAATCAAAGAACGAGTTGCCGCCACCGAACAGGAAATCCCGGCCATTGCGCGGTTGGCGAAGGCTCTCAAAGCCGAATCCGCCCAGGCTAAGCTTATCGGTCCCGATGGCGACGAAATCGAACTGCCTGAATCCGTCTACCATCTTCTGCGGCATGTCGTGTACATGATGCAGAACCGCCAAGCAATCACCATCACCCCTGCGGAGCACGAACTGAGCACTCAGGAGGCAGCCGAGTTTCTCAATGTTTCACGACCATTCCTGTACAAGCTGCTTCAGGAAGGTCAAATTCCCTACCACATGGTGGGTACCCACAAGCGCATCCAGTTCGAGGATCTCATGCTTTATAAGGGGATGCGCGACCATAAACGCCGTGAAGGGCTCAAGCGCCTCACGCAAATGTCGGAGGCTATGGGCCTGTACGACGAGGAAGACGAGGTAGATGCCCAGGACTCCTCACCTACTGTTTGA
- a CDS encoding PIN domain-containing protein, with product MATFPVVLDACVLYPMLTRDLLLRAAEAGLYRPHWSAQILEEATRNLVAKGKITAEGAAFLLSEMTRFFPEALVEIPQAQINAMLNDPADRHVAATAVVSQSSVIVTSNLKHFRAEHLVPWDIEAQSPDTFLTYLFDLYPDQMSQVVVRCAGDHAKPLPIPEIVMRIRRRLPAFATRLQPVFAESQAD from the coding sequence ATGGCCACTTTCCCAGTTGTCCTCGACGCCTGCGTCCTTTACCCGATGCTGACACGGGACCTGCTGCTGCGAGCTGCCGAAGCCGGGCTTTACCGTCCCCACTGGTCGGCACAGATATTGGAGGAAGCGACGAGAAATCTCGTGGCCAAGGGCAAGATCACCGCTGAAGGTGCCGCCTTTTTACTCTCTGAGATGACTCGCTTTTTTCCCGAAGCCTTGGTTGAGATTCCACAGGCTCAAATAAACGCAATGCTCAACGATCCAGCCGATCGCCATGTTGCTGCAACGGCAGTGGTCTCGCAATCAAGTGTTATTGTTACATCCAATCTCAAACACTTCCGCGCTGAACACCTCGTGCCCTGGGATATCGAAGCACAAAGCCCGGATACGTTCTTAACTTACCTGTTCGATCTTTATCCCGATCAAATGAGCCAGGTTGTGGTTCGCTGCGCCGGAGATCATGCCAAGCCACTACCAATACCAGAGATCGTGATGCGCATCAGGAGAAGGCTTCCGGCTTTTGCTACGCGACTTCAGCCCGTTTTCGCAGAAAGCCAGGCGGATTAA
- the rpaB gene encoding response regulator transcription factor RpaB, with the protein MDNRKEKILVVDDEASIRRILETRLSMIGYDVVTAADGEEALEVFSREHPDLVVLDVMMPKLDGYGVCQELRKDSDVPIIMLTALGDVADRITGLELGADDYVVKPFSPKELEARIRSVLRRADRDTASGIPSSGVIHVGDLKIDTNKRQVYKRGERIRLTGMEFSLLELLVSRSGEPFSRSEILQEVWGYTPERHVDTRVVDVHISRLRSKLEDDPSNPELILTARGTGYLFQRITEPKE; encoded by the coding sequence TTGGACAACCGCAAAGAAAAGATTCTTGTTGTCGACGACGAGGCCAGCATCCGCCGCATCCTGGAAACCCGTCTGTCGATGATCGGCTACGACGTGGTCACGGCTGCCGACGGTGAAGAGGCGCTCGAAGTCTTCAGCCGCGAGCACCCGGACTTGGTCGTGCTCGACGTGATGATGCCGAAGCTGGACGGCTACGGCGTCTGTCAGGAACTGCGCAAGGACTCCGACGTCCCGATCATCATGCTGACCGCCCTAGGCGATGTGGCCGACCGGATCACAGGTCTGGAGCTGGGGGCGGACGACTATGTCGTCAAGCCCTTCTCCCCCAAGGAACTGGAGGCGCGCATCCGCTCGGTCCTGCGCCGGGCCGACCGCGACACCGCGAGCGGCATCCCGAGTTCGGGCGTCATCCACGTGGGCGATCTCAAGATCGACACCAACAAACGCCAGGTCTACAAGCGCGGCGAGCGCATCCGCCTGACCGGCATGGAATTTTCGCTACTGGAGCTGTTGGTGAGTCGCTCGGGCGAGCCCTTTTCGCGCTCGGAGATCCTTCAGGAAGTCTGGGGCTATACCCCCGAGCGCCACGTGGACACCCGCGTGGTCGATGTGCACATCTCGCGCCTGCGCTCCAAGCTCGAGGACGACCCGTCCAACCCGGAACTGATCCTCACCGCGCGCGGCACCGGCTATCTGTTCCAGCGCATCACCGAACCCAAAGAATAA
- a CDS encoding sigma-70 family RNA polymerase sigma factor — translation MTGTPKFAGPTRLLLRTYGESPSTALRNELVCRNLGLVRKIAHQLARGGSEPFEDLVQVGAIGLLRAVERFDPSLGHAFSSFATPCIRGAIQHYLRDHGHGVRLPRRLLELDSRARRAAHTLSQRHGCTPSERQIASALGISAEEWLQVRLARANRTLVSLDAPAGSHPDTPPLVELLPGPDTPEVSPEGQERAHLARALAQLEAATQAAVRQVYLEKRTQSETARRLGVSPMTISRRLKKGTGQLHTLLQRAL, via the coding sequence ATGACAGGCACCCCGAAATTTGCCGGGCCGACCCGGCTGTTGTTGCGCACCTACGGCGAATCTCCTTCCACCGCACTGCGCAACGAACTGGTCTGCCGCAACCTGGGCCTGGTGCGCAAGATCGCCCACCAACTGGCCCGCGGCGGCAGCGAGCCGTTCGAAGATCTTGTACAGGTGGGCGCCATCGGCCTGCTGCGCGCCGTCGAGCGCTTCGACCCGTCTTTGGGCCACGCCTTCAGCTCCTTTGCCACCCCCTGCATCCGGGGAGCGATTCAGCACTACCTGCGCGACCATGGCCACGGCGTGCGTCTGCCGCGCCGATTGCTCGAGCTGGATAGCCGCGCTCGGCGGGCGGCCCACACCCTCAGCCAGCGGCATGGATGCACCCCCAGCGAGCGACAGATAGCTTCGGCCCTCGGCATCAGCGCTGAGGAGTGGCTGCAGGTGCGCCTGGCGCGCGCCAACCGCACCCTCGTCAGCCTCGATGCGCCCGCCGGCTCCCACCCCGACACCCCGCCCTTAGTCGAGCTACTCCCGGGGCCGGACACACCGGAAGTCTCGCCGGAAGGACAGGAGCGCGCCCACCTTGCCCGGGCCCTCGCCCAACTGGAAGCGGCGACCCAGGCCGCAGTCAGGCAGGTCTATCTTGAAAAGCGCACCCAGAGCGAGACCGCCCGCCGCCTGGGGGTCTCGCCGATGACCATCTCGCGCCGTCTCAAAAAAGGTACCGGCCAGCTGCATACGCTGCTGCAACGCGCCCTATAG